A single Brassica rapa cultivar Chiifu-401-42 chromosome A04, CAAS_Brap_v3.01, whole genome shotgun sequence DNA region contains:
- the LOC103865453 gene encoding uncharacterized protein LOC103865453 — protein sequence MQRLSIDASASKLQSYDINDSKRKESLSSPPPPSSSSSSAADYDDHDLKDVKLRRLSSPHQKRENLVHFIPVLTLICFVILYLSSHAPSQSDLAQFNGFMRSSKRLESDEDGEISGLMIGTDASVAIRSSIRKLRETESLPRRRTSHRKTADF from the exons ATGCAGAGGCTATCCATAGACGCATCAGCTTCGAAGCTCCAAAGCTACGATATCAATGACTCCAAGCGGAAAGAATCACTCTCCTCTCCTCCTCCCCCTTCTTCGTCGTCATCGTCCGCCGCAGATTACGACGATCACGACCTCAAGGACGTTAAGCTCAGACGGTTATCGTCGCCTCATCAGAAACGCGAGAACCTCGTCCACTTCATCCCCGTCCTCACTCTAATCTGCTTCGTCATCCTCTACCTCTCTTCTCACGCTCCCTCGCAATCAG ATTTGGCTCAGTTTAACGGATTCATGCGTTCATCGAAGCGTCTAG AATCCGACGAGGATGGCGAAATCTCTGGGTTGATGATCGGTACCGACGCTTCGGTGGCTATCCGGAGTAGCATAAGGAAGTTGAGAGAGACGGAATCGCTTCCCCGCCGCCGAACCTCTCACCGGAAAACTGCTGACTTCTAG
- the LOC103865454 gene encoding probable inactive shikimate kinase like 2, chloroplastic: protein MAALSSSATIFYSPSLTPFTAGQRSLSSPTRIRSSPRILRGFHSLRNREFHRFSQNVTAGGRFNSFSCNCLSAVSTTTLDYEFTDGGKEVELRLRLKTGETLSPKDISVDADGTSLAVKEKRNGLLVTLLETNQLFEKIMPSETIWYIDEDQLVVNMKKVDGELKWPDVVESWESLTAGMMQLLKGASIYVVGDSTEINQKVCRELAVGLGYSPLDSMELLESFSKQTIDSWILAEGEDSVAEAESSVLESLSSHVRTVVSTLGGKHGAAGRADKWRHLYSGFTVWVSQTEATDEESAKEEARRNKQEREIGYSNADVVVKLQGWDPTHAKSVAQASLSALKQLIISDKGLPGKKSLYIRLGCRGDWPNIKPPGWDPSSDTGAHPSFS, encoded by the exons ATGGCTGCTTTATCTTCTTCAGCTACAATCTTCTACTCTCCTTCCCTAACCCCTTTCACCGCCGGTCAACGGTCCCTCTCTTCTCCCACTCGGATTCGTTCCTCGCCTCGTATTCTCAGAGGATTTCATAGCCTTCGAAACCGTGAATTCCACCGATTCTCTCAAAATGTTACCGCCGGCGGCAGGTTCAATAGCTTCTCGTGTAACTGCTTATCCGCCGTATCCACCACCACTCTCGATTACGAG TTCACAGATGGTGGCAAAGAGGTGGAGTTGAGACTGAGGTTGAAGACAGGGGAGACGCTTTCTCCAAAGGATATATCTGTGGACGCAGATGGAACATCTTTAGCTGTTAAAGAGAAGCGTAACGGCTTGCTCGTTACGCTTCTCGAGACTAACCAGCTATTTGAAAAAATCATGCCCTCCGAAACCATATG GTACATAGATGAAGATCAGTTGGTTGTGAACATGAAGAAGGTGGATGGGGAGTTGAAGTGGCCTGATGTTGTTGAGTCTTGGGAGTCTTTGACTGCTGGGATGATGCAGCTTCTTAAAGGGGCGTCGATCTATGTGGTTGGAGATTCTACTGAGATTAACCAGAAAGTGTGTAGGGAGCTAGCGGTTGGTCTTGG GTATAGTCCTCTAGACTCAATGGAGTTGCTGGAGAGCTTTTCCAAGCAAACAATTGATTCTT ggATTCTTGCTGAAGGGGAGGATTCTGTAGCTGAAGCAGAGAGTTCTGTTTTAGAAAGCTTGAGCAGCCATGTCCGTACTGTTGTCTCAACTTTGGGAGGTAAGCATGGAGCTGCGGGGAGAGCTGATAAGTGGAGACATCTTTACTCTGGATTTACTGTATGGGTATCACAAACTGAAGCTACAG ATGAAGAATCAGCAAAAGAAGAAGCGAGGCGAAACAAGCAAGAGAGGGAGATTGGGTATTCAAACGCAGACGTGGTGGTGAAGCTCCAAGGTTGGGATCCGACGCATGCCAAGAGCGTGGCTCAGGCCTCGTTGAGTGCACTCAAGCAACTGATCATCTCAGACAAGGGACTTCCAG GTAAGAAGAGTCTGTACATAAGGCTAGGTTGCCGTGGAGATTGGCCCAATATAAAACCTCCGGGATGGGATCCGTCGTCTGACACCGGAGCTCATCCAAGCTTCTCATAA